One window of the Methylovirgula sp. HY1 genome contains the following:
- a CDS encoding F0F1 ATP synthase subunit epsilon: MPAPFPFELVSPEKLLFTGEVEAVVVPGTEGEFTVLKDHAPVMSVLKPGVVEIEAATAKTRLFVRGGFADVSSKGLTILAEYAIPLEELDAAKLDADLKNAEEDLADAKDDEARRRAGEKRDQLNELRIALKI; the protein is encoded by the coding sequence ATGCCGGCACCCTTCCCCTTCGAACTCGTCTCGCCTGAAAAGCTGCTGTTCACCGGCGAAGTCGAGGCGGTCGTCGTGCCTGGCACAGAAGGCGAATTTACCGTCCTCAAGGACCACGCGCCGGTCATGTCGGTTCTGAAGCCGGGTGTCGTCGAAATTGAAGCGGCGACCGCCAAGACGCGGCTCTTCGTGCGCGGCGGCTTTGCCGATGTTTCGTCCAAAGGTCTGACCATTCTGGCCGAATATGCGATTCCGCTGGAAGAGCTCGACGCTGCCAAGCTCGACGCGGATCTGAAGAATGCCGAAGAGGATCTGGCCGACGCGAAGGATGACGAAGCACGTCGCCGCGCGGGCGAAAAACGCGATCAATTGAACGAGCTTCGTATCGCGCTGAAGATCTGA
- a CDS encoding FIST C-terminal domain-containing protein, producing MGQIDPFRVALALDQDPAAAVDTIVRELAAKGQGGSIGFVYATDKFKADLGTITDLLRERTGVANWIGTLGLGIIAGQHGVFDKPALAAMIGTWPQTDIKLFEEATSTMSPPFGQQDFGLTKAIVHVDPRHQTFDELLQSMASSSGAYLLGGLTASRSQRFDQVAGKVTQGGISGLFLGPDVDVTIGVAQGCVAIGPVRTISESQDNLITKLDGGSPLKALLEDLSATDEESLRQVLQSLHVGLPVAQSDTGDYIVRNLVAIDAEKGHIAVGERIEPGRKIFFCQRDRAAATKDLTGMVQKLKARAGTIHGALYVSCCGRGPSIFESADAEVGLVQEGLGDVPLIGFYANGEIAGDRIYGYTGVLALF from the coding sequence ATGGGCCAGATAGATCCGTTTCGTGTCGCGCTTGCGCTCGACCAAGATCCCGCTGCTGCGGTCGATACGATCGTGCGCGAGCTTGCCGCGAAGGGCCAAGGCGGCAGCATAGGCTTCGTCTACGCGACCGATAAGTTCAAAGCCGATCTCGGCACGATCACCGATCTTCTGCGCGAACGCACCGGGGTCGCCAATTGGATCGGGACTTTGGGGCTCGGCATTATTGCCGGCCAGCATGGTGTCTTCGACAAGCCGGCGTTGGCGGCCATGATCGGGACCTGGCCGCAGACCGATATCAAGCTGTTCGAGGAAGCCACAAGCACGATGTCGCCGCCTTTCGGTCAGCAGGATTTCGGGCTCACCAAGGCCATCGTCCATGTTGATCCGCGCCATCAGACATTCGATGAATTGCTGCAATCGATGGCTTCGAGTTCCGGTGCCTATCTTCTCGGCGGTCTAACGGCCTCGCGGAGCCAGCGCTTCGATCAGGTCGCCGGCAAGGTGACACAGGGCGGCATATCCGGTCTGTTCCTCGGCCCGGACGTCGATGTCACGATCGGCGTCGCGCAGGGCTGTGTGGCGATCGGTCCGGTGCGGACGATTAGCGAGTCGCAGGACAATCTGATCACCAAGCTCGACGGTGGATCGCCGCTCAAGGCATTGCTGGAAGATCTTTCCGCCACCGACGAGGAAAGCCTGCGCCAGGTGCTGCAATCGCTGCATGTCGGGCTGCCCGTCGCACAATCCGACACAGGCGATTACATCGTCCGCAATCTCGTCGCGATCGATGCCGAGAAGGGCCATATCGCGGTCGGCGAGCGGATCGAGCCAGGCCGCAAGATCTTTTTCTGCCAGCGCGATAGGGCCGCTGCGACAAAAGATCTGACCGGCATGGTGCAGAAGCTCAAGGCGCGGGCTGGAACGATCCATGGCGCGCTCTATGTCTCCTGTTGCGGCCGTGGGCCGAGCATTTTCGAATCCGCCGATGCCGAAGTGGGGCTTGTCCAAGAAGGGCTTGGCGATGTGCCGCTGATCGGTTTCTACGCCAATGGTGAGATCGCCGGCGATCGGATCTATGGTTATACTGGCGTTCTCGCACTCTTTTGA
- the atpD gene encoding F0F1 ATP synthase subunit beta codes for MADAVPNRPAGHITQVIGPVIDVKFDGHLPEILNALETTNNGSRLVLEVAQHLGESSVRCIAMDISEGLVRGQEVTDTGAPISVPVGEECLGRIMNVIGEPVDEAGPLKTELRRGIHQPAPTYSEQATEAQILETGIKVVDLLAPYSKGGKVGLFGGAGVGKTVLIMELINNIAKAHGGYSVFAGVGERTREGNDLYHEMIESNVNKDPKEHGGSAAGSKCALVYGQMNEPPGARARVALTGLTVAEYFRDKGQDVLFFVDNIFRFTQAGSEVSALLGRIPSAVGYQPTLATDMGALQERITTTTKGSITSVQAIYVPADDLTDPAPATSFAHLDATTVLSRSIAEKGIYPAVDPLDSTSRMLSPLVVGEEHYGVARKVQQILQRYKALQDIIAILGMDELSEEDKITVARARKIERFLSQPFHVAEAFTGSPGKLVSLADTIKGFKGLIEGKYDHLPEAAFYMVGSIDEAIEKAQKLAAQAA; via the coding sequence ATGGCTGATGCCGTTCCAAACCGGCCCGCGGGCCATATCACGCAAGTCATCGGCCCGGTGATCGACGTGAAGTTCGACGGCCATCTGCCGGAGATTCTCAACGCGCTCGAAACGACGAATAATGGCAGCCGGCTGGTGCTCGAAGTGGCGCAGCATCTGGGCGAAAGCTCGGTGCGCTGCATCGCCATGGATATCTCGGAAGGTCTGGTGCGTGGCCAGGAAGTGACCGATACGGGTGCGCCCATTTCGGTCCCGGTCGGCGAAGAATGTCTCGGCCGCATCATGAATGTCATTGGTGAGCCGGTCGACGAAGCGGGACCGCTGAAGACCGAGCTGCGCCGCGGCATCCATCAGCCGGCGCCGACCTATTCGGAACAGGCGACGGAAGCGCAGATCCTGGAGACGGGCATCAAGGTCGTCGATCTGTTGGCGCCTTATTCCAAGGGCGGCAAGGTCGGCCTGTTCGGTGGCGCCGGTGTCGGCAAGACCGTTTTGATCATGGAACTCATCAACAATATCGCCAAGGCGCATGGTGGATATTCAGTGTTCGCCGGCGTCGGCGAACGCACGCGTGAAGGCAATGACCTCTATCACGAGATGATCGAGTCCAACGTCAACAAGGACCCGAAGGAACATGGCGGTTCGGCCGCCGGTTCGAAATGCGCGCTGGTCTATGGCCAGATGAACGAGCCGCCGGGCGCCCGCGCCCGTGTCGCGCTGACCGGCCTGACTGTCGCCGAATATTTCCGCGACAAGGGCCAGGACGTGCTCTTCTTCGTCGACAACATCTTCCGCTTCACCCAGGCGGGTTCGGAAGTGTCGGCGCTTCTCGGACGTATTCCTTCGGCGGTCGGTTATCAACCGACGCTCGCAACCGACATGGGCGCTCTGCAAGAGCGCATCACGACGACGACCAAAGGCTCGATCACTTCGGTGCAGGCGATTTACGTGCCCGCCGACGACTTGACCGATCCGGCGCCGGCAACTTCCTTCGCGCATCTTGACGCGACGACCGTTCTGTCGCGCAGCATTGCTGAAAAAGGCATTTATCCGGCGGTCGATCCGCTCGACTCGACGTCGCGCATGCTGTCGCCCCTGGTGGTCGGCGAAGAGCATTATGGCGTCGCCCGTAAGGTCCAGCAGATTCTGCAGCGCTACAAGGCGCTGCAGGACATCATCGCCATTCTCGGCATGGATGAATTGTCGGAAGAAGACAAAATCACCGTCGCGCGGGCGCGCAAGATCGAGCGCTTCCTGTCGCAGCCTTTCCATGTCGCGGAAGCCTTCACCGGTTCGCCCGGCAAGCTCGTGTCGCTCGCCGATACGATCAAGGGCTTCAAAGGCCTGATCGAAGGCAAATATGACCATTTGCCCGAGGCTGCCTTCTATATGGTCGGTTCGATCGACGAAGCCATCGAAAAGGCGCAGAAGCTCGCCGCTCAGGCTGCGTGA
- a CDS encoding ABC-F family ATP-binding cassette domain-containing protein: MAPPLLTLQQISLSFGGTPLLTDAELSVSLGERLCLVGRNGSGKSTFLKIAAGLVAPDGGRRFLQPEARVRYLPQEPDFQGFVTARAYVEAGLGPSDDPHRAGLLLNELGLSGEEDPTRLSGGEARRAALARVLAPEPDILLLDEPTNHLDLPAIEWLEGALARLRSALVIISHDRRFLQGLSRRTIWLDRGVTRAFDRGFGEFEAWRDQMLEEEEQKAHKLERKIGMEEDWLRYGVTARRKRNQKRLAGLYSLRKDHVDSARAHRSAMSTVKLEASEAGLSGKLVIEAKDLSKAYEERPIVADFSIRILRGDRLGIVGANGAGKTTLINLMTGALAPDGGTLRLGANLAMANLDQNRASLDPQTTLKDALTGGGSDFVEVAGSRRHVVGYMKDFLFGPEQARTPIGRLSGGERGRLMLARALAAPSNLLVLDEPTNDLDLETLDLLQEMLADYPGTLILVSHDRDFLDRIATSVLVAEGEGRWREFAGGYSDMVAQRGAGVGAKPAPERAAAKPKSAAALAEKEAKPKRKLSFNEQHALKTLPARIDALQGKAARHKTVLADADLYARDPARFAKTSEALAEVEAELAKAEEDWLELEILREEIEG; encoded by the coding sequence ATGGCGCCTCCTCTTCTGACATTGCAGCAGATTTCCCTGAGCTTCGGTGGCACGCCTCTGCTGACAGACGCGGAGCTTTCGGTTTCGTTGGGCGAGCGACTCTGCCTCGTCGGACGCAATGGTTCGGGCAAATCGACCTTTCTCAAAATAGCTGCCGGTCTCGTGGCGCCCGATGGCGGCCGGCGTTTTCTGCAGCCGGAGGCCCGTGTCCGCTACCTGCCGCAGGAACCGGATTTTCAGGGCTTCGTGACCGCACGCGCCTATGTCGAAGCGGGTCTCGGCCCGAGCGATGATCCGCATCGTGCCGGTCTGCTTCTCAATGAGCTCGGGCTTTCCGGCGAAGAGGACCCGACGCGCCTTTCCGGCGGTGAGGCGCGGCGGGCCGCGCTCGCCCGCGTGCTTGCGCCCGAGCCCGACATTTTGCTGCTCGACGAACCGACCAATCATCTCGATCTGCCGGCGATCGAATGGCTGGAAGGCGCGCTTGCGCGGTTGCGCTCGGCATTGGTCATCATCAGTCACGATCGACGCTTCCTCCAGGGTCTGTCGCGCCGAACGATCTGGCTTGATCGCGGCGTCACCCGCGCCTTCGATCGCGGCTTTGGCGAATTCGAAGCCTGGCGCGATCAAATGCTCGAGGAAGAAGAGCAGAAAGCGCATAAGCTCGAGCGCAAGATTGGGATGGAAGAAGACTGGCTGCGCTATGGCGTCACCGCAAGACGCAAGCGCAACCAGAAGCGCCTCGCCGGTCTTTACAGTCTTCGCAAAGATCATGTCGACAGCGCCCGCGCGCATAGGAGTGCGATGAGCACGGTCAAGCTCGAAGCGAGCGAAGCCGGACTTTCCGGCAAGCTCGTCATCGAGGCGAAAGACCTTTCGAAAGCCTATGAAGAGCGTCCCATCGTGGCGGATTTCTCGATCCGCATCCTGCGCGGCGATCGGCTCGGCATCGTCGGCGCCAATGGCGCCGGCAAGACGACGCTGATCAATCTCATGACCGGCGCGCTTGCACCCGATGGCGGCACTTTGCGGCTCGGCGCCAATCTCGCGATGGCCAATCTCGATCAGAATCGTGCGAGCCTCGATCCGCAAACGACGCTGAAGGATGCATTGACCGGCGGCGGCAGTGATTTTGTCGAAGTCGCCGGCAGCCGACGCCATGTCGTCGGTTACATGAAGGACTTCCTCTTCGGCCCCGAACAGGCGCGCACGCCGATCGGTCGCTTGTCTGGTGGCGAGCGCGGCCGATTAATGTTGGCGCGTGCGCTGGCGGCGCCATCCAATCTGCTCGTTCTCGATGAGCCGACCAATGATCTCGATCTCGAAACGCTTGATCTCTTGCAGGAAATGCTCGCCGATTACCCAGGCACATTGATCCTTGTGAGCCATGATCGCGATTTTCTCGATCGCATCGCGACTTCCGTGCTTGTCGCGGAGGGCGAGGGACGCTGGCGCGAATTTGCGGGCGGCTATTCCGATATGGTGGCGCAACGCGGCGCAGGCGTTGGTGCGAAGCCGGCGCCCGAACGTGCCGCGGCAAAACCGAAAAGTGCCGCGGCGCTGGCAGAGAAAGAAGCGAAGCCAAAACGCAAGCTTTCCTTCAATGAACAGCACGCGCTCAAAACTCTGCCGGCCCGTATCGACGCATTGCAGGGGAAGGCGGCGCGCCACAAAACCGTCTTGGCGGATGCCGATCTTTATGCCCGCGATCCCGCGCGTTTCGCCAAGACGTCCGAGGCTTTGGCCGAAGTCGAGGCGGAGCTGGCCAAGGCCGAAGAAGATTGGCTCGAGCTCGAAATCCTGCGCGAGGAAATCGAAGGGTGA
- the atpA gene encoding F0F1 ATP synthase subunit alpha yields MDIRAAEISAILKNEIANFGKEAEVTEVGQVLSVGDGIARVYGLDNVQSGEMVEFESGVRGMALNLEIDNVGIVIFGTDRDIKEGQTVKRTGAIVDVPVGKELLGRVVDALGNPIDGKGPINTTRRARVDVKAPGIIPRKSVHEPMSTGLKAIDALIPIGRGQRELIIGDRQTGKTAIALDAILNQKAANQGTDESAKLYCVYVAVGQKRSTVAQFVKVLEEYGALEYSIVVAATASDPAPMQFLAPFAGCAMGEYFRDNAMHALIIYDDLSKQAVSYRQMSLLLRRPPGREAYPGDVFYLHSRLLERAAKLNDENGAGSLTALPVIETQANDVSAYIPTNVISITDGQIFLETDLFYQGIRPAVNVGLSVSRVGSSAQTKSMKKVAGKIKGELAQYREMAAFAQFGSDLDATTQRLLARGSRLTELLKQAQFSPLKIEEQVCVIYAGVNGYLDPLPLDRVKPFEDGLLALLRTSHADLLETIRASKDLSDGSASSLKSIVETYAKSFA; encoded by the coding sequence ATGGATATCCGCGCCGCTGAGATCTCGGCGATCCTCAAGAATGAGATCGCCAACTTCGGCAAAGAGGCCGAAGTCACCGAAGTCGGACAGGTACTGTCCGTCGGCGACGGCATCGCCCGCGTCTACGGTCTCGACAATGTGCAGTCCGGCGAAATGGTCGAATTCGAATCCGGCGTCCGCGGTATGGCGCTGAACCTCGAAATCGATAATGTCGGCATCGTCATTTTCGGCACCGACCGCGACATCAAGGAAGGCCAGACGGTCAAGCGCACCGGCGCCATCGTCGACGTGCCGGTCGGCAAGGAACTTCTGGGCCGCGTTGTCGACGCGCTCGGCAATCCGATCGACGGCAAGGGTCCGATCAACACCACGCGGCGCGCCCGCGTCGACGTGAAGGCGCCGGGCATCATCCCGCGCAAATCGGTGCATGAGCCGATGTCGACGGGTCTGAAGGCGATCGATGCGCTGATCCCGATCGGCCGCGGCCAGCGCGAGCTCATCATCGGTGACCGCCAGACCGGCAAGACGGCTATTGCGCTCGACGCGATTCTCAATCAGAAGGCGGCCAACCAGGGCACGGACGAGAGCGCCAAGCTCTATTGCGTCTATGTCGCCGTCGGCCAGAAGCGTTCGACCGTCGCGCAATTCGTCAAGGTTCTGGAAGAATATGGCGCGCTCGAATATTCGATCGTCGTCGCCGCCACAGCGTCCGATCCGGCGCCGATGCAGTTCCTGGCGCCCTTCGCTGGCTGCGCCATGGGCGAATATTTCCGCGACAACGCCATGCATGCGCTGATCATCTATGATGATCTTTCCAAGCAGGCCGTCTCCTATCGCCAGATGTCGCTTCTGCTGCGCCGCCCGCCGGGCCGCGAAGCCTATCCGGGCGACGTTTTCTATCTCCATTCGCGTCTGCTCGAGCGCGCCGCCAAGCTCAATGACGAGAATGGCGCCGGTTCGCTCACCGCTCTGCCGGTGATCGAAACGCAAGCGAACGACGTCTCTGCCTATATTCCGACGAATGTCATTTCGATCACCGATGGTCAGATCTTCCTCGAGACGGATCTCTTCTATCAAGGCATCCGTCCGGCCGTGAACGTCGGCCTCTCGGTGTCGCGCGTCGGTTCTTCGGCGCAGACCAAATCGATGAAGAAGGTCGCCGGCAAGATCAAAGGCGAACTGGCGCAATATCGCGAAATGGCCGCCTTTGCGCAGTTCGGTTCGGATCTCGACGCGACGACGCAGCGGCTTCTGGCGCGCGGCTCGCGTCTGACCGAGCTCTTGAAGCAGGCGCAGTTCTCGCCGCTGAAGATCGAAGAGCAGGTCTGCGTGATCTATGCCGGCGTCAACGGCTATCTCGATCCGCTGCCGCTCGATCGGGTCAAGCCTTTCGAAGACGGACTGCTGGCGCTGTTGCGCACCAGCCATGCCGATCTGCTCGAAACGATCCGGGCCTCGAAGGATCTGTCCGACGGCTCCGCATCGAGCCTGAAGTCGATTGTCGAGACTTATGCCAAATCCTTCGCCTGA
- a CDS encoding F0F1 ATP synthase subunit gamma translates to MPSLKDLRNRIASVKATQKITKAMQMVAAAKLRRAQTAAEAARPYAERMEKVLAGLAAGLGAGSQKPMLLGGTGRHDVHLFVVCTAERGLCGAFNSSISRLARDKAQALIAAGKTVKILCVGKKGYDILKRQFGANIIELIELRGVRQLGFENGDAIGRKIIQLFEKGEFDVCTLFFSRFRSVIAQIPTALQLIPAEFAADEAAAGSQAVYEYEPEQEEILSALLPRNISVQVFRALLENAASEQGARMSAMDNATRNAGDMIKKQTLKYNRTRQAMITKELIEIISGAEAL, encoded by the coding sequence ATGCCCTCTCTGAAGGATCTGCGCAATCGCATCGCCTCGGTCAAGGCGACGCAGAAAATCACCAAGGCCATGCAGATGGTGGCCGCCGCTAAATTGCGGCGGGCCCAGACGGCGGCCGAAGCGGCGCGGCCCTATGCCGAACGCATGGAAAAGGTTCTGGCGGGCTTGGCGGCCGGCCTCGGCGCCGGCTCGCAAAAGCCGATGCTGCTGGGTGGCACCGGACGTCACGACGTGCATCTTTTCGTCGTCTGCACGGCAGAGCGTGGGCTGTGCGGCGCTTTCAACAGCTCGATTTCGCGGCTTGCCCGCGACAAGGCGCAGGCGCTCATCGCCGCCGGCAAGACGGTCAAGATCCTTTGCGTCGGCAAGAAAGGTTATGACATTCTGAAGCGGCAGTTCGGTGCCAATATCATCGAGCTGATCGAACTGCGCGGCGTCCGCCAGCTCGGTTTCGAAAATGGCGACGCGATCGGGCGCAAGATCATCCAGCTCTTCGAAAAGGGCGAGTTCGATGTCTGCACCTTGTTCTTCTCGCGCTTCCGTTCCGTGATCGCGCAGATCCCGACTGCGCTGCAGCTCATTCCGGCCGAATTCGCGGCGGATGAAGCCGCGGCGGGATCGCAGGCGGTCTATGAATATGAGCCTGAACAGGAAGAGATTCTTTCCGCGCTTCTGCCGCGGAATATTTCCGTGCAGGTGTTCCGCGCGCTCCTCGAAAACGCGGCTTCCGAACAGGGCGCGCGAATGAGCGCGATGGATAATGCCACGCGCAACGCTGGCGACATGATCAAGAAACAGACGTTGAAATATAACCGTACCCGCCAGGCGATGATCACCAAGGAACTCATCGAGATCATTTCCGGCGCGGAAGCGCTTTAA